The genome window CTAAAAATATTTTCCTGATTATATTTAATTATCCCTGAATAGTTATTACACATTAAACCACAGCAGAGGCTTGCTGtagattattgttatttcattAGTGCCatttgaaacacattttcatggTGAATTAATTTAAGCTCTTAAACAAGTAGCTCGTTTTTCcctgtgtttattattttggcAAAATAATGCAGTCCATTCACCGGTTTCCATTTATTGAGTGAAGCTATTCAGaatgagattatttttttttttaaatcaaaacaaaatctcAGCTATTAGTATTATACAAAACATTATGCTAGAAAGGACAAAAAAAGTGGCCTGTTTTTATGCACCCACTGTCCTAACTGGTGAGTTACTTAAGctcttgctgttttttttaacatctgcGTGTTGGTATTTCAGTTATATGACTATGAATtattcaaaatgtcacaaaaatagTACAGACGTGACGTGCACGGACACAAAACAATGACACAGACAACATAGAAACAGATGAGACACAGTATAGATGTTAACCAAAGGTGCAAGGCTGCGCTACATGTTAATAACCAGCAGCTCACTTAGTAATAATGGTGGCAGAGAGTTGGAAGGGTTTGTTGCCAAAGCTCTACAAAATCCTTCAGTCGCACATTTATCAGTGGAAATACACAACTCAGTTGATTGCACAcaactttttttcagtttcttttccGTCACTTCAGTCAAAGAACAGTTTACGAAAGCCTAACCATACGTGTGATTTACAGCATGCAGCCCGTACTGCAGTCTCATTTTACAGTGTATTACCATTACTGCAACTCGGTTTCACAGTATAGTAACTGCACAGtgattttaatgtaataaatagTGGTGGAAAGAGTACTGAAAATGTGTTACTTGATGTACAAAATACAGGTACATTGCTGAAATATTactcaattacaagtaaaactTCTGGTATAAAGATAATatttaagtaaaagtgaaaagtgttgttctcctgttctgttctgctcagtggtcaCCTCTCCAAAAATGCGCCTGTTGcagagttttgtgttttttgttcatatgCCAGAGCTTTCATCAGCCCATTTGTGATCAAATAGCCTTATTGGCTCCAGAATTGCAAATTAAGGGTTTAGATATTCATTCAAAACTGTTCTCAGTTATGATTTTAAACGAAGCTAAGTAGATTATTTGGAGTAATGCATACATAAGTACAAGTAGCCAATTACAGTCATTTGAGTGGCTTCAGTGAGTTAttccgcccccccccccgcgctaATCAATGAAAGGATTTGCTTTGACCGTTTCTCCATACGATTCACATTCAATTATTTACATtgctgtaaaaatgtgtcacGCCCGTCACACTTAAAAAGTGATGCTGTGTGAGGGGATTAACACATTTCCTTCACTGTTAGAAGTTACAGTAGCTACAGTAGCAGAATACCACACATTTATAACATTCAGTGATAAAATCTAAAATTCTAAAAAGACATAAACAATACCCAATGAATAGTACAGTAGTGcactatataaaaaaagaacatatgGTATTTTATTGGCCATTTTGTGGCAAGCAACCctagaaatgttttgcagtgaaAGAAACAAGAGTACATACACATAACGTGATCGCTCAAATGTTCACATAGATATATAATGGTCGTTTCTTTAATTCAGGGAAACAGATACAACTTGataaacacccacacacatggACAAACAGGCAAATCTGTGTGCAAAAAGATAAAATCAGCTCAGATACCGCCACATGATTCTTAGAACAAACTTTctccacagagagagagagagagtgtctcATTGCCTCTGATTGAGAAGGAAAAAGGCGAGGAGGGGATAGaggacacagacagaggagaaaggGGAACAAAGCCCCTGAAGGCTTTTAATTCAAGCCAAGACTTTTAGCGCATATTACATGTCAAGAATATGCCTCTGCATGCCTCCATCCAGCTCGCACAGTATGTGAGCTTCTGTGTGTCTCCATGTGCTTTTAGTACATAGAGATCTGACTCTCCAACTAAGACctcacccacacaaacactgccGTCGCCCCGATGTTTTCAGTTTCTGACAGCGGGTGACTTTGAAATTTGTCATTTATGGTGAAATTCTGCCACAAACcaaatttaaaaatacagattAGATTTATTAAACTGGAACCAGAACTTCTATCACGCACCCACTTATAGGCTGGCCTAAACAGGAAGGGAATGTACAGACCACAAGAAAGATCTACAGATTTGATAATCATATTGAGATAATTTAATcagtgtgtctgcctgtgtgtgtgtgtgtgtgtgtgtgcatgtgtgtgtgtgtgtgtgtgtgtgtgtgtgtgtgtttgtgttcacctgCACCGAATCCAATTGATGAGTATCAGAGACTAGTTAGTTACACAGTATTAGCTCTGATATGTTGTGTCTCTGCTGAGGCAGTCATGCTCCATGCGGCTTATTATTAGAAAGCAAAGTCACAAgagcacgcacgcacgcacacacacacacacacacacacacacaggagacaggCAGTCAATTGCGAGAGCTTAATTTATCAGCACCCTAATTGATCATTTTAAAGGAAGGTTTTTATTGGAACCGGCTATCTTATAAATTAGGCCTTGAGGTCAGCTAGTGGAAGAACTACCCCCTGGACCGAGCACCAGACTCAACGCATTTTCACCTGAGCGCCCAACATGCTGCAGGAAAATATGAAATCTTGTTGCAAAGGATGAATTTAAGGGGGAAAGAAGGCCAGCGATCCTTAAAATCTAAAAGTATCACTCTACACATGCAGCCAGTAGAACTTACGTGTGCTCATTTAGCACGCACAACAAAGACTGTGAAAATGTCTATAAACTTTGTGTTGGGTTTGGTGTAAATACATGTTGTGCGTCATCCATGCTGCAGCTCCGGATTCCCACTAAAGGGACGCTATTTTCCCTCAGCCACATTAATGACCATAACTAACTTATCCTCGCGCTCACGGGTCACTGACCATCGAAAGGATGACAGGGAGAACATTCACGGCGATCTGCGGTGCCATGGCAACGACTCTCATCCGGCGCTGGCGCCCATTACGCGCTAGTTTCCGCACTCGCGCCGCAGCATATGGAATAATTGGTGTGTTATTGGTCTCCCGGGGGCACGGGCATGTGTGGCGCAAGGGGCTCCTAAttggatttatttgttttgatgtgttttagAGGCGttaaagaagaggagaagcCGCGACACTTCCCGTGTGTTCCGTTAGTTTAATTTACAGTTTGTTCTGGTGCTGGAGCACCCGAGTCACAGCGGAGGAAATGTGAAAACTTTGCAAATGACGGTAATTGAAGTGTAATTGTAAGGCTGAGAGATGTTTGAGAGGGTGATTGTTTCATTGTCACAGATGCACCTGCGGCATAAAGGTTTGCCGTAAagtttaaatcatttcatccaAGGCATATGTTGACACGCCTCAGGGGACGCCAGGGGCTGATTGTAGTCTATCTTTCAGTTTATATTCAGAATAAATACCAAACTTGTTGTTTTAAATAAGTCAATCCCGCATTCTCACAAAGAATCGGACGCAGCTCTAATTCTGCTCCGAGAAGTATTGAAAGCGCTTATTCCAGTCCTAAACGCGCGGGATTGGCTCAGAGGAGCGCGCGCACAGACGAGCATAGGCATTCAATGGCATCTCTCCCATATTGTCGACGTGCACTCCGCGCCCCACGTGGCCCGTTTCTGATTTCATTTTAATAAGGTCAGTAATAATCGCGCGAGCCAGCCGAGGAGAAAACAGCTCCCGCGGGGCCCATTGAGAGGGGCGCGATGCGCGAGGCCCCGGAGGTGCCACGAGCTGACCCGCCAGCTTCACAAACAATCTGATCAGGCAGCTCTCGCGGCCGCTGTCCCCTCTATGTCTCGCGGGACCCGCCTCTGCACGCCACGCGCCCGGGTCCCCATTGTCAGCCCCGGCGCTAATAAAATTGTCCCTCCTGCAGGCGAGGCTTGTTGGAAAATTAATTTTATCTAATTATACTGATGTCACCGCCGCCTTTCAGCGCGTAATTAAAATCTGACCTGCGAGCTTCTGCTTTCATCCTTTGATGGgtaagagaaggaaaaaaaacagaaattgaattaaacaaatcaaatattAGGTGGTTGATTGTGTTTGGAGGCTGATTATCGGTATGCCggtctcttctctctctccgcaGCGCACCGTGCAGAAAAACGCCAAGTATGTGTGTCTGGCCAGTAAGAACTGTCCTGTGGACAAGAGGAGACGCAACCGCTGCCAGTACTGCCGCTTTCAGAAGTGTCTGAGTGTCGGCATGGTGAAGGAAGGTAAgagagcacacacacctgagtccATGATCATCAGCGTTGTCTCTGCATTTAGGCTGCAATAGACCGGTAATGACCTGACctgcagcagcctcacacacatcCATGAGGCAGCAGCATGTCTTCTTTCTGCTGGAGGAGCACCTGCCACCTTCTCCACCCTCTGATTTTAAAGCTttgaaagagacacacacacttctacatCTCTCCATGTGTGTCATCACCTATCACATAGCTGAGATGTTTTGCTGATGTGTAGCATTCTACTCACTCTGCCCTCATTTCCCTGAGGTTTCTCAcctatttcacacacacatgctcacataaACGCAAACAaacctccacacacacgcacacacacttctctgtCCCAGCTAACACGTCTGCAGCCGGTAGAACAGCTCCACTGCCATCTGCTGGCTGGTAGCCTCCTGTGTAGGAGGGATTGTGGGAATGTTGCAGAGCTCCTTCCTGTCCATAATTCTACCACTATAAACGCTGATAACAATCAGCTAGAGAAGAGAaagttctttgtgtttgttccaGCCGAACAAACTCTTCattgctgtctgtctctgctccaCAGTCGTGCGCACTGATAGCTTGAAGGGGCGCCGGGGCCGTCTGCCTTCCAAACCAAAGAGCCCACTGCAGACGGAAGcgtctcctccttctccacccaTCAGCCTGCTCTCCGCTCTGCTCAGGGCCTACTCCCACTGCACGCCCCGTGACCTCGACTACAGCCAGGTAAATTCCCGACACTTGACTTTTCTGATTAGTTAGAGAAATGTATGAGATCAGTGATGATTCAGTAGTttgcctccatctctctccacaGTTCAGCGCTGCCGaccctcccacctcctcctcagatGCCGAGCACATCCAGCTCTTCTACAGGCTGCTCACCATCTCGATGGAGACCACGCGATGCTGGGCCGACCGGCTTCCCGGGTTCTCCGAGCTTCAGCGCGAAGATCAGAACCTGCTCATAGACTCTGCCTTCCTGGAGCTGTTTGTCCTGCGGTTGGCCCACAGGTGAGACTGGCAGATGCACATGAACTTTTTAAACTCATGCACAAGTCTCCATCCTCACGCGCACATTGAAAATGATTGCACGCCTACGACTTCAGCAGCAACTTTACTTCTTTTACCATTTGAGTACAGTGTGTAACTGTCCTGGCAGAGCCGTGTGCTGCTGTGTTGGTATATCTCCAGAGTAGGAGGAGTGGAGCTGAGTAATCGCCATATGAACCAAATTATGAATGGAGACTGTAGCTATGACAGCAGCTACACCCACAGAGTTCCGCTCCGCTCGTCTGATATCTGACGCACAgagagctctgtgtgtgttctgcggGCTAAAACTGTGCTAGCATTGTGAACTGTGAACTGACATGATCAATTCCATCTAAGAGCGAGTCAGCTGAAGAACTGGAAAGGGCCGCCATGAAAGGACATACATATTCGGTTCAGCTGTATCAAAAGGGAATCGGCTGAATCTACCTTTCAACTCTTATACACCTTGCGTCATGCGTCCTGTGATTTCCGCGTGTGAGCACGTGTGCGTCTCGCCCCTGGATACCTGTGGTGCCATTATGACTGCCCCTGCCCATCTCTGCCCCAGAATCGCCCTGGGTTACCGGTCTGTTCTCGTAAGGCATGTGGCTGGTTAAATTTATGGGGGAGAAGGGGGGATGGGGTGGTGTGGGCTACAAGCTCATCCTTTTGTCTGCGCTGTCGTCTCGGGCAGAAAAccaacacagtcacacacacacacaagcacacttactcacacactcacgcacactgATGATGTAGAActtgctctcctcctcccagtGGAGTCCAGGTGCAGGGTGGGTAGAGGATTGGGTGGTGGCATCACAGTCCCAGCAGGAGGGGGATCAGGCTGGGACTCTGACTCACGCCGAACGGTGGACTCATAGAGGCCtctatcaaacacacacacacacacacatgctcacacacactgctcatctTCCCATCAGCCAAACTCCCACggcacagaggaaaacacacacaaacacagcactgtCTCACTTTGCTTGTCCTCCGTGAGAGCAAAAAAGATGCGGTCAGTATGCACTCCCATCTCGTTGTTGACGCAGCCCTGCGTCGACCCCGTGTTGAACTCAGATGCCTCGCAGACCCCTGTGCAGGCGTTTATCTTTATGTTtgtgagcgcgtgtgtgtgtgtgtctgtgtgtgctcacTGTGTGTAGAGTAAATTTGCTCCGCTCTTCTGGGCCGGCATTGCTGTAAGCACCCCGTTACCAAACAGTTTCTGTGGTTATTGGTTGATTACCGTGGTGACAGTGTAGTCAGGGGTGAGAGGAATGTGTGGCAGacatccagctgtgtgtgtgtgcatgtgcgtgcatCTGCCTGACTGCTTGTCTGCCTGCTTGTCTGTATGGTTTTGCCCATGTGCTACTATAAGCCATGGGGCGATAAGTATTTTTGAAATATCGGACGATACGGACCTTATCAGCTCAAGGCCATTCACAGTGAACTGGCCTCATATGTTTTTGCATTCTAAAATGATTTCctgttattttcatcaaaaattCCTCTGAGGAATATTTTTCACGATTAATTGTTCACcctataaaatgtcataacaAAAAGGCTCATCACAGTTACCTAGAGCCCAaagatgtttctttaaattgcgtcttttttccaaacaacagcccaaaacccaaagactcttcatttactgttaTAATTGACAAAGGAAGGCAACAAATCCTCATATTTTAGATggtggaaccagcaaatgtttgacatcttTGCTTGAAAAATCCAAATAGTTGgcaatacattttctttcacttaactaatcaaacaataaaaatggtTGCAGCTCTAATGTTTTAAAAGCTAAATTCCAGGCATTGGCATGTGCAACAAGATTTACTCTTTTCCACTTCGCCACATCTGCGTGTGTCAAAAAGCATTGTGcagtttagtttttcttttcaaattccAAATATGCACactattttaagttaaatttgtattatttatctaaCATGGCtgtcttatatatatatatatatatatatatatatatatatatatatatatacacaaatatgTGGTATATAGGGTTAGGGTGGTTTTTTTCAAGAAAGCCACCCTATGGCTTTCTTGAAAAGCCACGTTCaccatatatatgtatatatatatatatatatatatatatatatatatatacatatatatacacacacacacacacacacagggataaAACTACTTTAACCATCAGCACTCAACTATATAAGAAGTCAAGACAGCCACGTTCACCCTTCCCTAAAACCGCAACAatttttctgattgtttttgtgtttgtgtgtataagAGTTGAAAGGTCCTTTTTTATGCATGGTTGTTAGAGCTGGTGATGTGTGAgcatctgtgtgcatgtgtgctgcTAAGTGTGGGTGGAGAACCTCTTTTAAATTGCAGTAAAGATAATTAGACATAAATGGTATTTCATCCCCTGCTTATAACTGCTTAACCAATGTTTGTGCAGAGTGTAATTTGAAGCTTCCCCCATCCAAGCACACACTTTCCTCCCATGTCCTACATCTTCCATCCCGCCTCCTACAACCCTTTGTTGTCGTCTTGAGCTCTACCGACTAAACACTTTAACCAGCTCTCAGAAGAAAGCCTCGCTCCTCTTTGAGGCACTAATAAAGACTAGTCATGGTGCTCCTCCTTCATTCACTGCCTGTTCTTGTTCCCTCTCTGCTCCGTGGTAAAGGAGTGGGATGTTGTGTGTCGTGAGTAACTGATGGCTAAATACATCTGAGAAgtcttttcatttcctcattAAGGCAGTGTGTTTCCACTGCACACCACAGACTGCGCACATTAAAGCCAAAACAGTTTACCTAtctgcaaacgcacacacacacagagcagcccTCTGCCCTAACCCTTCACCCCACCCCGACGAAAAGGAAACACAggaatgttttaaaatgctatAATTTGGAAAACACAACCCTAATCAGCTGCATGCCTCCGTTTGATGTGTGTCCCGTTTGTGTGTGAGCGAGCATACTGCCAGGTTTtctcattgtttttattgtaattgtTTCCTTGCCCCGGTATCTCAAGccatatttacaataaatgagGGAAAAATGCAGCATTTCATTGGAACAGAGTTCTAACCAGAGTCTTCTGCTTTTCCTCGCTATGTCTCAGGTCAATGCTGTCAGAGGACAAACTTGTGTTCTGTAACGGCTTGGTGCTGCACAGGTTCCAGTGCCTTCGTGGGTTCGGAGAATGGCTCGACTCCATCCGGGACTTCTCCACCCACCTCCAGAGCTTAAACCTGGACGCCTCCGCCTTCGCCTGCCTGGCCGCCCTCGTACTGCTCACAGGTGAGAACACAAGCCAGTGACACAAGATCCAAAATCAACCGcaggagaaaataaaatgaggagATACAGAACTACCGACATTAATAAGAATAGCAGCCTGTTTTTAAAGTCAGCTCTCCACTACCCACAAGGACTGTCAGTCATATGAACTTCCTACATATACAGAtacaaatccacacacacacacacacacacacaccggagcTGCAGTGATAAGTCTGATGGTCAATAAGTCgatagaaataaaatgtattggcaggtattttaataattttaaaaaatgcactgGTTCTATTGGTTCTACAGCTACTTAAATGTAAGGATGTGctgctttttcatttccatttatgacagtaaataaagagtttgggggttttggactgtaggttggacagaagaagcagtttgaagacatcactttgaGCTCTAATGACCATTTTTCACAAAAGactaaacaatcaatcaatcaattaatggggaaaatgaaaataaatcgtTGGTCTCGGCCCCAACACCCATACTACCTTCTTTCCTTTGTCCGGAGCTTTGCTGCTGGGTGATTCAAGGTGACAGTGATCAGGTGGATACATCCACTAACGTCACACATACGCTCAAAgacacacatgtgcatgtgtgttctCACACATCTCTCCCTGAAACAAGAACCTGATACCCAGAAGCACCTGCTGCACCTGCCACACACCTGGCCATCTAATCAGAGtgcatctgtgaaaaaaaaaacaggagagtCACAGCTTTCTCTGCAAGCACAAGCCAGAAAAGGAAGAATTTAGTTGTCAGTAAAGTACATTAGAAATGCATTAGAAATACTTAATTACAAATGTAGCCCACGGTGACGGAGGACACTGGTGTCAGAGTCAGAAAGTGTatataaatgtgtaaaacacccctcccccccacgcTCAGCTTCCTTACCTCACCCTGCtcccagcctcctcctcctcctcctcctcttcctcttcctccaccttctcttcctctgtctaaGCCCTCCAACCCCATCCTCACTCTCTGGGGGAGCACTTAACTCTGTGCCTCATCGACCAGCCCACCGTTGAGCACAGCTCTGGAATGGCGTCTACGCTGTTCTCAGTGGTGCTCTGCCACCTCGGCAAAGCACACAGCGCACTTCCACGGCAGAGCCGCCAGAGCCACCAGGCGATCGACCGCTTCAGAGTGGCCTGTGCAGAAAGGCAGTCATCGATCCCTCCCCAGGAGCTCACGCAACACAGAGAAAGAAGGgatagggagagagagagggtagCGAAGGAGTATGTGAGGGGTCTGAAAGCCACGGTGAAAGGAGGGCTGGAGTGACtctgcagcagcaaacacagaacaaacaaaagaggcacataaacaaacaataaataagCTTCAGATAATGGATACCTCAAAGTGAGACTGGTCTTAGTGACAGCCTCCCTGCAGcaccaactgtgtgtgtgtgtgcgcgcgcgcgcactGCTGGACACCCTGTTCTCTGCAGAATGAGTTAGTGTCACATTAAGCCTTGTGCGGGTGCCACTGGAGTTGCTATgggcagcagtgtgtgtatgtgtgtgtgtgtgtgtgtggtgtgtgtgtgcgcgcatgtgtgtttCTAATTTCATTTGGCTGCTCACAGGGCCGAATAATCAGCTAATTGTTGAAcacttttgtttctgtcattgtCTTCAATTGCAGGGactatttgtgtgtctgtgtgtgtgtatgtgtacatgtttatatatatatatattttttgtgtgtgtgtgtgtgtgtgtgtgtatatacacagtGTGCAAGGGGCTTATTAGGTTAGACTGTGTATTGATCTGTAGTGAGAGAGACGGGTTAAGGCCTGTTAAGAACATTAGCCATACAGGGTAATGAGGTGGAATTCAATATAAAAGAAGATGTAGCTAATGCTCTTTCAGCTGAATGAGCtctgatgtatgtgtgtgtgtgtgtgtgcgtgcgtgcgtgcgtccctgtgtgtgtgaatttcatttttctgtggaCTTAATTTTTCCAGTTTAATGAATTATTCTCCTGAcgtctctgtctttctgtctgttcacAGAGCAAGTCCCCGGTCTGAAGGACTCAAAGcgggtggaggagctgcagaataAAGTGATTTGTTGTCTCAGAGACCACCTGGGCTGCggcccctcttcctcctcgtccaAAGCCGCGCCCCCTCTGAGTCGTATTTTGGGGCTAAGGGCGGAGCTCCGCTCCCAGAGGACCCAGGGCCTTCAACGAATCTTCTACCTGAAGCTGGAGGACCTGGTACCGCCCCCTCCGTTGATTGACAGGTTCCTGGACACTCTGCCCTACTGATGGCCCGGGCTTACCACGCCGAGAGAAACCTAAGTCACGTCCTGTTCAGGCCTTTTCCCCCCCTGaggagcacgcacacacatccagaAGAGAGACTCACTCCCCTCTGAGAGAGCCAATCAAATGCTTTTCACTCAAATGGACAACCAACTAAATGCTTTCACcagtataaaaagacaattaCTCCAACGCTTTATCACTTTTTATTTGATCCTCCTGTTTTTCTCACATGGGGGAGGATGACGAGGCTGAGATGGACGATGGAAAAATGACTCTTTACCGTCCTCTCTCCGTCTGGGTGGCAGCTCATCCAgcgagaaaaggaaaa of Sparus aurata chromosome 17, fSpaAur1.1, whole genome shotgun sequence contains these proteins:
- the nr4a3 gene encoding nuclear receptor subfamily 4 group A member 3 isoform X2, with the translated sequence MNKRAQLLEQLQFVQLKCTPRDMPCVQAQYGPAPPGSAYSGQSFSYQGDSYSSDLMTPDYTKLDLGGGEISAAATTSLPSFNVFVEGSYEPKSSCLYQMPPHRPTIKKEEESYPTAPPLEAMSSSTMYFKQSPPSTPTTPSLPPQPGTSFLWEDHPLAPPSHPHSLGSSLDTGPLKSPRFPHFYQHSPPHSGGSVGGYESLGGGLVRTSSSSSSSSSSVSHHHGPPLEQPMYQLHRGAGGSSLAFRSLALGPCGPLLGDSLPSPPQRGPQGEGTCAVCGDNAACQHYGVRTCEGCKGFFKRTVQKNAKYVCLASKNCPVDKRRRNRCQYCRFQKCLSVGMVKEVVRTDSLKGRRGRLPSKPKSPLQTEASPPSPPISLLSALLRAYSHCTPRDLDYSQFSAADPPTSSSDAEHIQLFYRLLTISMETTRCWADRLPGFSELQREDQNLLIDSAFLELFVLRLAHRSMLSEDKLVFCNGLVLHRFQCLRGFGEWLDSIRDFSTHLQSLNLDASAFACLAALVLLTEQVPGLKDSKRVEELQNKVICCLRDHLGCGPSSSSSKAAPPLSRILGLRAELRSQRTQGLQRIFYLKLEDLVPPPPLIDRFLDTLPY